DNA sequence from the Streptomyces cinnabarinus genome:
CCGCACCGAGCGCGGGGGCGGCGAACAGGGTGCCGCTGATCGAACGCAGCGGGGCGGTGTGACAGCGCGCGGCGGAGCCGACGGCCCGCCCGCGCCAGATGTCCTCGCGCGCGACCGACCGGTGCTCGGGGACGAACGCCCCGTCCGCGATCAGGGTGTTGCTGCCGGTCGCCCGCATGCCGACGTTGAACCAGGTGTCGGCGACCCGGTAGTCGTGGCGCGGCACGGCGAAGAACCGGGCCTCCTCCCGCTCGGGCCCGGGTACCAGTGCGCAGACCAGCGTCCAGTCGGCGAAGTCCACCCCGCTGACCAGCGGCCACTGGCCGGTGAGCCGCCAGCCCTCGGCGACCGGCACCGCCCGCCCGGTGGGGTTGAGCGCTCCCACGACGAGGGTGTCGGCGCCACCGGACCAGAGCTCGCGCTGTCCTTCCTCCGGCAGACAGGCCCCCATCCGGGCGGCCCCGGAGGTGACCGTGGCGATCCAGGCCGCCGAGGTGCAGCCCTCGCCCACCGTGGCCACCGAGTCCAGCAACTCCGTGAATCCGCCCGCCCGTCCGCCCCAGCGGACCGGCACGAAGTGCCGGGCGAACCCCGCCGCGACCAGGGCTTCCACCACCTCGCCCGGCAGGCGCCGGGCGAGATCCGCGGCAGCGGCGTGCCGTGCGGCCAGTTCGGCGGCCTGCCGCACCGCGCCGGACGTGTCGGTGGGGGTGAGTAACGAGCCGGACATGGATGAAGCCTCCTCGCCGCGGGACGTATGGCGTGCCGCCACTCAACGTCGGGGAACGGGCTGGAGGAGTCTTGGAGGATCCCCGGAGCACCAGTGGATCCCATGGTGTTCGCGCGCCGACGGAGACTGTTGGGGCCAGGGGCCCGGGCGTCAGGGTGCGCCCTCGGACTCGGAGGGACCTTGAGCATCGGTGCGGTGCCGGCCCGGCGGCGAGTGAGCGCTGAAGGGCGCCTCGGCCGCCTCTCGGCCCCGTCCCGCCCCTCGATGGAGATCGAAGAGGGGTTCGATCGCGGCCAAGTCGTGAGTTTCGCGAATCTGTTCTGATCCGGACGCTGAGGCTCCGAGCGATACTTGCCAAGTTCAGCGTGGGTGCGGTGAGGAGTCGCGGACAGGATCCGACCGGATCGATTCCTCAACACATCATGAATTACCCGTACCGCGACGGCATCTTCCCTCGTTATGATGCGTCTCAAGCGCCCGACGCCCGTCCGGGAGTCGAGGAGAGGTCATGCGTTCCTTGAGCATCGGCCGTTAGCTTCGCGCCATTGAGTCGAACGGGGGCGGTTCGAAATGGGTGGTTTTCTTGGCGCATTACGACGTCGCATGGAGGCGGCGGATCCCAGCCGCGAAGCCTTCAGCTTCGTCGGCGCCGAGTCAACCCCGCGCCACGACGAGGGGTCGGGGCCGTCGGTCCGGACTCTGACCTATGGCGAACTCGACCGGCAGGCACGGCAGTTGGCGGCATGGCTCCAGTCGCAGGGCGGGGCGGCGCAGCGCGTGCTGCTGCCGAACTGCGAAGGACCGCTGCAGATCGCCGGACTGCTCGGCTGCTTCTACGCCGGGGCGACCGCGGTGCCCTGTCCGTCCCCGCTGGACGGCGGGCGCAATGTCCGCCGGCTGACCGCCGTCGCCAAGGACGCCGATGTGTCCCTGGCGCTCGCGGACTCAGCCGTGGCGGCCGAACTGTCCCGGCTCTTCGCGGGCAGTGACCTGGTGTGCCTCGCGGCGGACCGGGCCGCGCTGCCCGATCCGGAGGACTGGCGGCCGACGGTGGCGGCGGACGAGGACATCGCCCTCATCCAGTACACGTCCGGTTCGGTGACCCAGGTGAAGGGCGTCCTGATCAGCCAGCGGAACCTGCTGGCCGGACAGGAGGCCATCACCCGGGCGCTGGGCACGGACGAGCACTCGGTGATCGGGGGCTGGCTGCCCCCGTACCACGACATGGGCCTGGTGGGGCAGTTGCTGCATCCGCTGCACCTCGGGGCCCGGGGCGTGCTGATGCCCGCCGCCACCTTCGCCGCTCGGCCGCTGAGCTGGCTGCGGATGATCGAGCGGTACGGCGTCACCGTGTCCGGCGGTCCGGACTACGCGTACGACATGTGTGTCCGCGCGGCCACGGACGAAGAGGTCGAGCGGCTCGATCTGTCCTCGTGGCAGGTCGCCGTCAACGGGGCCGAACCCGTGCGGGAGCCCACCATGGCCGCCTTCGCGGGGAGGTTCGCCCCGGCCGGGTTCCGGTCCGAGGCGTTCTATCCGGCCTACGGGCTCGCCGAGGCGACCCTGCTGGTGACGGGCAGCAGCCCCGGTCGGCCGCCGGTGGAGCGCGCGGTGGACAGTATCGCGCTCGCCGCCGGCCGGCTGGCCGCACCGCGCAACGGCACGCTCAGTCGGACCCTGGTCGGTGTGGGGCGGCCGTTCGGGGTGGAGTTACGTATCGTCGACCCGGAGACCCGGCAGGTACTGGAGCCGGGGCGGGTGGGCGAGATCTGGATCCGGGGCGAGAGTGTGGCCCCGGGGTACTGGCGGCGCCGGGCCGAGACCGAGGAGAGTTTCGGAGCGGTCACCTCCGCCCATGACGGATCGTTTTTGCGCAGTGGCGACCTCGGTGCCGTGGACGATCACGGCGAGCTGTTCGTGATCGGACGGCTCAAGGAGGGCGTCGTTGTCAACGGGGTCGATGTCGCGCCGGAGGACATCGAGACCTCGGTCCAGGGCCTGAACCCCAAGTTCGGGGTCACGGCGGCTGTCACCACGGGGCCGGAGCGTGACCGGCTCATCGTGATCCAGGAAGTGCGCGAGAACGGCCTCCTCGACGGTGAACTGCCGTCGCTCGCCGAGGCCGTACAGAGCCACCTCGACGGGGAGTTCGGGATCCCCGACGCCGTCATCCTGCTCGTCCGGCAGGGTGTGGTGCGGCGTACGACCAGTGGGAAGCTCCAGCGCTCGGCCATGCGCGGGCTGCTGCGGAGTGGCGGGATACGGCCGCTCTATCCACAAGTACCCGTGTTCCAGGCCGACTTGAGTCCGAGTTGAGTGCACGTCAAGACGCTCACCGGACCATCACGTGACCATCACATCACCCAGCGGAACCAATGCTGCGGAATTTCAGCAGCGGAGTGCAGGCAACAGAGAGGATGCCGATGGACATCGAAGTGCTCGGCGCATGCAGAGTGATGCAGACCGGCAAGTCTGTGGTGCCTTCCGCGGTCAAGCCACGCAAGGTTCTCGCGGTACTGGCCCTCAACCCTGACCGTCCCGTCTCCGTCGGGATGCTGGTGGAGGAGGTCTGGGGCGAGACCCCACCGCCCAGCGTGGCAACGACCCTACAGACGTACATACTTCAACTTCGGAACCTTATCACCTCCGCCATCGGAGGCCCATCGCCTGATATGCCTCTGGGCGCGAAAAGTGTGCTCGTGACCCAGCCCGGCGGGTATCTGCTGGACACCCAGGGCGGTTCTGTCGACGTCCGGGAGTACGAGCGGCTCTCCGGCGGCGGTCATCGGGCCCTGGAGAAGGGGGACTACGAGGCGGCGGCGGACCTGTTCCGCAAGGCTCTGTCGCTGTGGCGCGGTCCCGCGCTCGCCGATGTGGAGTGCGGAAGGATCCTCGACGTCGAGGTGACCCGCCTGGAGGAGTCCCGGATGGGCATACTGTGCCGCCGGATCGAGGCGGACCTGCTCCTCGGGCGCCATCACGAGATCATCGGGGAGCTGTTCGGGCTCGCGGCCCGGCATCCGCTGCACGAGGGGATTCACCTCCAGTTGATGCTGGCCCTGTACCGGGCCGGGCGACGGACCACGGCGCTGGAGGTCTACCAGCGGCTGCGCGATGTGCTCGCCGGTGAGCTCGGGCTCGACCCGAGCTATGAACTCCAGTCGCTCCAGGGGGCGTTGCTCGACTCCTCCTCCGAACTACGGCTGGACCAGCCGCTCTCGCTCTTCAGGGTGCGGGCGCCGGGCCGGTACTGACGGATCAGTGCCGCCGGTCGCGCTGCTCCTGCCCGGAGCGGGAGCTCAGTACCCCGCCATGGCCTATGGCCTGTACCGGTACGAGCCCGCCTTCACCACGGCCATGGACACGGTCCTGGGACTGCTGGGCCAAACCGGAGAACGGTTGTACCGACTGTGGTCGTCCGGTGCGCGGCTGCGCACCGTGGCCGAGGTGCATCCGCTGCTGTTCGCGGTCTGCCACGCGCTCAGCGAGACGGTTCGGGACCGAGGACTGCGCCCCGGCGCGGTCCTCGGACAGAGTGTCGGCGAGCTGGTCGCCGCTGTCCAGAGCGGGGTGCTGCCGCTGACGGACGCGGTGCGGCTGGTCGTGGTGCAGGCCGAGGCGCTGGCCGGGGCACCGGCGGGCGGGGCGCTCGCCGTCGCCGCGGCACCGCCCGCGGTCTCGCCCTTCCTGCGGGGCGGGACGGTGGTGGCCGCGAGCAACGGGCCCGGACAGACGATCGTGTCCGGCTCGGAGTTCGGTCTCGCGGCCACCCGGCGCGCGCTGGAGGGAGCGGGGCTGACCTGGATGCGGGTCCAGGTGCCCGCGGGACTGCACGGCCCGCTGGTCGCCGAGGCCTGCCGGGACACCCTGCCGGCCTTCGAGGCGTCCGAGTACGCCGTTCCGCATACGCCGCTGCTGTCCGGGTGCGCGGGCGGGCGGCCGGAGCCGGAGCGGGCGGTCGACCCCGAGTTCTGGGCGCTGCAGCCCTCGCGTCCGGTGCTGCTGGACGCCGCGCTCGGTCAACTGAACACGGTGGGCGCCCTGTTGTGCGCGGAGGTCGGACCCGGTCATGGGCTCGCCGTGCAGGCCAGACGGCACGGCCATCGGGCGGTCTCACTGCTGGACGGCTGTGTGGGCGCGCCGCACGAGGAACGGGACCGGCTGCGGCAGGCGCTGGACTGTCTGGTGCTCGGCGATCCCGCG
Encoded proteins:
- a CDS encoding AfsR/SARP family transcriptional regulator translates to MDIEVLGACRVMQTGKSVVPSAVKPRKVLAVLALNPDRPVSVGMLVEEVWGETPPPSVATTLQTYILQLRNLITSAIGGPSPDMPLGAKSVLVTQPGGYLLDTQGGSVDVREYERLSGGGHRALEKGDYEAAADLFRKALSLWRGPALADVECGRILDVEVTRLEESRMGILCRRIEADLLLGRHHEIIGELFGLAARHPLHEGIHLQLMLALYRAGRRTTALEVYQRLRDVLAGELGLDPSYELQSLQGALLDSSSELRLDQPLSLFRVRAPGRY
- a CDS encoding fatty acyl-AMP ligase; amino-acid sequence: MEAADPSREAFSFVGAESTPRHDEGSGPSVRTLTYGELDRQARQLAAWLQSQGGAAQRVLLPNCEGPLQIAGLLGCFYAGATAVPCPSPLDGGRNVRRLTAVAKDADVSLALADSAVAAELSRLFAGSDLVCLAADRAALPDPEDWRPTVAADEDIALIQYTSGSVTQVKGVLISQRNLLAGQEAITRALGTDEHSVIGGWLPPYHDMGLVGQLLHPLHLGARGVLMPAATFAARPLSWLRMIERYGVTVSGGPDYAYDMCVRAATDEEVERLDLSSWQVAVNGAEPVREPTMAAFAGRFAPAGFRSEAFYPAYGLAEATLLVTGSSPGRPPVERAVDSIALAAGRLAAPRNGTLSRTLVGVGRPFGVELRIVDPETRQVLEPGRVGEIWIRGESVAPGYWRRRAETEESFGAVTSAHDGSFLRSGDLGAVDDHGELFVIGRLKEGVVVNGVDVAPEDIETSVQGLNPKFGVTAAVTTGPERDRLIVIQEVRENGLLDGELPSLAEAVQSHLDGEFGIPDAVILLVRQGVVRRTTSGKLQRSAMRGLLRSGGIRPLYPQVPVFQADLSPS
- a CDS encoding hydrolase yields the protein MSGSLLTPTDTSGAVRQAAELAARHAAAADLARRLPGEVVEALVAAGFARHFVPVRWGGRAGGFTELLDSVATVGEGCTSAAWIATVTSGAARMGACLPEEGQRELWSGGADTLVVGALNPTGRAVPVAEGWRLTGQWPLVSGVDFADWTLVCALVPGPEREEARFFAVPRHDYRVADTWFNVGMRATGSNTLIADGAFVPEHRSVAREDIWRGRAVGSAARCHTAPLRSISGTLFAAPALGAARAAVRAWSARMAGRPSPAAQGVLARAEGDIEGAALLLHRVARTADDGCGDAHERTRAPRDCALAADHLVDAVQRLFRSAGSGAQAEADPLQRIWRDVHCVASHAALRFETAGGAHGGQLLGAG
- a CDS encoding acyltransferase domain-containing protein produces the protein MNSSRSRGRCSTPPPNYGWTSRSRSSGCGRRAGTDGSVPPVALLLPGAGAQYPAMAYGLYRYEPAFTTAMDTVLGLLGQTGERLYRLWSSGARLRTVAEVHPLLFAVCHALSETVRDRGLRPGAVLGQSVGELVAAVQSGVLPLTDAVRLVVVQAEALAGAPAGGALAVAAAPPAVSPFLRGGTVVAASNGPGQTIVSGSEFGLAATRRALEGAGLTWMRVQVPAGLHGPLVAEACRDTLPAFEASEYAVPHTPLLSGCAGGRPEPERAVDPEFWALQPSRPVLLDAALGQLNTVGALLCAEVGPGHGLAVQARRHGHRAVSLLDGCVGAPHEERDRLRQALDCLVLGDPAERAARADDGPRASVAWLRPPGRGPA